The Candidatus Pantoea soli genome window below encodes:
- the kdpE gene encoding two-component system response regulator KdpE codes for MTTILIVEDEKEIRRFVRLALESEGLKIVEAEQLQRGLIEAATRKPDLVILDLGLPDGDGITFIREVRQWSSMPVIVLSARSDEQDKIDALDAGADDYLTKPFGIGELLARVRVALRRHQSNQPEPRIEFGEVSVDLAARRVQRSGQEVHLTPTEFRLLSLLLNNAGKVLTQRQLLNQVWGPNAVEHSHYLRIYMGHLRQKLEMNPTQPSHLLTETGIGYRFMP; via the coding sequence GTGACGACCATCTTGATTGTGGAAGATGAAAAGGAAATCCGCCGTTTTGTGCGCCTGGCGCTGGAAAGCGAAGGCCTGAAAATCGTGGAGGCGGAACAACTGCAGCGCGGGCTGATTGAAGCCGCGACGCGCAAGCCGGATCTGGTGATTCTGGATCTTGGCCTGCCTGATGGCGACGGCATCACCTTTATCCGCGAAGTGCGCCAGTGGAGCAGCATGCCGGTTATCGTGCTGTCGGCGCGCAGCGATGAGCAGGATAAAATTGATGCGCTGGATGCCGGGGCTGATGATTACCTGACGAAGCCTTTTGGCATCGGAGAACTGCTGGCGCGCGTGCGCGTGGCGCTGCGCCGTCATCAGAGCAATCAGCCGGAACCGCGTATTGAATTTGGTGAGGTCAGCGTTGATCTTGCCGCCCGCCGCGTGCAGCGCAGCGGTCAGGAAGTGCATCTCACGCCAACTGAGTTTCGCCTGCTGAGTCTGCTGCTGAACAACGCCGGCAAGGTGCTGACGCAGCGGCAATTACTGAATCAGGTCTGGGGACCCAATGCCGTGGAACACAGCCACTACCTGCGTATTTACATGGGGCACCTGCGGCAGAAGCTGGAAATGAATCCGACGCAGCCCAGTCATCTGCTGACCGAGACCGGTATTGGCTATCGTTTTATGCCATAA
- a CDS encoding YbfA family protein, giving the protein MYQAYPLYKILLRRLLVVAMGVLALPFMLFCQDRARFYSYLHRMWCKTSDKPVWLAQSEAAGGVYW; this is encoded by the coding sequence ATGTATCAGGCATATCCACTCTATAAAATCCTGCTGCGCCGTTTACTGGTGGTAGCGATGGGCGTGCTGGCGCTGCCCTTTATGTTGTTCTGTCAGGATCGTGCGCGTTTCTATAGCTATCTGCATCGTATGTGGTGTAAAACCAGCGATAAGCCGGTCTGGCTGGCGCAGTCAGAAGCGGCAGGTGGTGTTTACTGGTAA
- a CDS encoding YbgA family protein: MSEKIPVGISACLLGDSVRFDGGHKRFAFATDDLAPFVRFEPVCPEMAIGLPTPRPALRLVKQSDDQIHLCFSKDGSEELTGEMQRWSAERVKSLHHLCGYILCAKSPSCGLERVRVYEPETNNNRKAGTGIFTAFLQQEMPWLPLEEDGRLNDHAIRENFMGRVFALHEFHEMWRSGLSRHKLMAFHSRYKLLLLSHDQSQYRELGRFVAAMDQWDSLEDYAAEYRNRLMQLMSHKASRRNHTNVLMHVQGYFRPQLSSPQRQELAQLIDRYRRGLQPLLAPITMLKHYMAEFPHPWLAEQRYFDPYPEALRLRYGQ, from the coding sequence ATGAGCGAGAAAATTCCTGTTGGCATCAGTGCCTGCCTGCTCGGGGATAGCGTCCGATTCGACGGCGGCCATAAGCGTTTTGCCTTTGCGACTGACGATCTCGCGCCATTTGTGCGCTTTGAACCTGTGTGCCCGGAAATGGCGATTGGCCTGCCCACGCCGCGTCCGGCGCTGCGCCTGGTGAAGCAGAGTGATGACCAGATTCATCTGTGCTTCAGTAAAGACGGCAGCGAAGAGCTGACCGGGGAGATGCAGCGCTGGTCCGCTGAACGGGTAAAATCGCTTCATCACCTGTGCGGTTACATCCTCTGTGCCAAGTCCCCCAGCTGCGGACTGGAACGCGTGCGGGTGTATGAGCCGGAAACCAATAACAACCGTAAAGCCGGAACCGGCATTTTCACGGCGTTTCTGCAGCAGGAGATGCCCTGGCTGCCGCTGGAAGAAGATGGACGATTAAACGATCATGCCATCCGTGAAAACTTCATGGGACGCGTCTTTGCACTGCACGAATTCCATGAAATGTGGCGCAGCGGCTTAAGTCGCCACAAGCTCATGGCGTTCCACAGCCGTTATAAACTGCTGCTGCTGTCTCACGATCAGAGCCAGTATCGTGAGCTGGGGCGTTTTGTTGCGGCCATGGATCAATGGGATTCGCTGGAGGATTACGCCGCCGAATACCGCAATCGCCTGATGCAGCTGATGTCGCATAAAGCCTCACGCCGCAACCATACTAACGTCTTGATGCACGTGCAGGGGTATTTTCGTCCGCAGCTGAGTTCGCCGCAGCGGCAGGAACTGGCGCAGCTGATCGATCGCTATCGCCGTGGTCTGCAGCCGCTGCTGGCACCCATTACCATGCTAAAACACTATATGGCGGAGTTCCCGCATCCGTGGCTGGCAGAGCAGCGCTATTTTGATCCCTATCCGGAAGCGCTGCGTCTGCGCTATGGCCAGTAA
- the phrB gene encoding deoxyribodipyrimidine photo-lyase, producing MATHLVWLRNDLRINDNSALAAACRDSNAEVMALFIATPAQWQQHHMAAKQAAFIHQSLLLLQDALAGRGIPLHYHQCQDFAASVDYLETFCDEHKVDALYYNYQYEINERERDAAAEKRLDARGVTCQGFDDSLLLPPGSVQTGNNSMFKVFTPFSKAFVRRLQQSLPECYSAPKARAGAPVRKKVPIPAFDYPLEAFDDTLFPPGEEAALKQLRHFAQQGVKDYPQQRDTPAVDGTSRLSPYLSTGVLSPRQCLHRVLKEHPHALTAGEGLVWLNELIWREFYRHLLVAFPALCKHQPFVDWTRHVAWQTNKAHLQAWQEGKTGYPIVDAAMRQLNTLGWMHNRLRMITASFLVKDLLIDWREGERYFMERLLDGDLAANNGGWQWAASTGTDAAPYFRIFNPTTQGERFDQTGAFIRQWLPELRQVPDNHIHQPHLWAQKNNRKLDYPAPIVEHKEARKKTLDAFERARSVA from the coding sequence ATGGCGACTCATTTAGTCTGGCTGCGCAATGATTTGCGCATCAACGATAACAGCGCGCTGGCGGCTGCCTGCCGTGACAGCAACGCCGAGGTTATGGCGCTGTTTATCGCCACGCCCGCACAGTGGCAGCAGCATCATATGGCGGCAAAACAGGCCGCCTTCATTCACCAGAGCCTGCTGTTGCTGCAGGATGCGCTGGCCGGGCGGGGGATCCCGCTGCATTATCACCAGTGTCAGGACTTTGCCGCGTCGGTAGATTATCTGGAAACCTTCTGTGACGAGCATAAGGTAGACGCGTTGTATTACAACTATCAGTATGAAATCAATGAGCGCGAGCGTGACGCGGCCGCAGAGAAGCGGCTTGATGCGCGCGGCGTGACCTGTCAGGGATTCGACGATAGCCTGCTGCTGCCGCCTGGCAGCGTGCAGACCGGCAACAACAGCATGTTCAAGGTGTTCACCCCCTTTAGTAAGGCATTTGTGCGTCGCCTGCAGCAAAGCCTGCCGGAGTGTTATTCTGCGCCGAAAGCACGTGCAGGTGCGCCGGTTCGCAAAAAAGTGCCTATTCCGGCATTTGACTATCCACTGGAAGCCTTTGACGACACGCTGTTTCCGCCCGGTGAAGAAGCCGCGCTGAAACAGCTGCGCCACTTTGCGCAACAAGGGGTAAAGGATTATCCGCAGCAGCGCGATACGCCAGCCGTGGATGGCACCAGCCGCTTATCGCCCTATCTGTCGACCGGCGTGCTGTCGCCGCGGCAGTGTCTGCACCGCGTGTTAAAGGAGCACCCGCACGCGCTCACGGCAGGTGAAGGCCTGGTCTGGCTGAATGAGCTTATCTGGCGCGAGTTTTATCGCCATCTTCTGGTGGCATTTCCGGCGCTGTGTAAACATCAGCCGTTCGTTGACTGGACGCGGCATGTCGCGTGGCAAACCAACAAGGCGCATCTGCAGGCGTGGCAGGAAGGAAAAACCGGCTATCCGATTGTCGATGCAGCGATGCGCCAGCTTAATACGCTGGGCTGGATGCATAACCGCCTGCGAATGATCACCGCCAGCTTCCTCGTGAAAGATTTGCTCATCGACTGGCGGGAAGGTGAACGTTACTTCATGGAGCGGTTACTGGATGGCGATCTGGCAGCCAATAACGGTGGCTGGCAGTGGGCGGCTTCCACCGGCACGGATGCAGCCCCGTATTTCCGTATTTTTAATCCGACAACCCAGGGCGAGCGCTTTGATCAAACGGGCGCATTTATCCGTCAGTGGTTGCCGGAGCTCAGGCAGGTGCCGGACAACCATATTCATCAGCCCCATCTCTGGGCGCAAAAAAATAACAGGAAACTCGATTATCCCGCGCCAATCGTGGAACATAAGGAAGCACGTAAAAAGACATTAGACGCCTTCGAGCGCGCGCGCAGCGTGGCCTGA
- a CDS encoding type 2 GTP cyclohydrolase I, which yields MNNFELERVVNQQLNTSAFSDYAPNGLQVEGRPEVKTLITGVTACQALLDEAVRRGADAVLVHHGYFWKNEAPVIKGMKRQRLRTLLANDINLYGWHLPLDAHPQLGNNACLATLFDIDVKGEIQPLVPWGELATPLSGRALAEKIAVRLGREPLHCGDNAPALIKRIAWCSGGGQGFIDSAAAFGVDAFITGEVSEQTIHSAREQGLHFYAAGHHATERGGIKALGEWLAQQHGLEVTFIDIPNPA from the coding sequence ATGAACAATTTCGAATTAGAGCGCGTGGTGAATCAGCAGCTGAACACCAGCGCATTCAGCGATTACGCACCTAACGGTTTGCAGGTAGAAGGGCGACCGGAAGTAAAGACCCTGATCACCGGGGTTACGGCCTGTCAGGCGCTGCTGGATGAAGCGGTCAGGCGCGGCGCCGATGCGGTGCTGGTGCATCATGGCTATTTCTGGAAGAACGAAGCGCCGGTCATCAAAGGCATGAAGCGTCAGCGCCTGCGCACGCTGCTGGCCAATGATATTAATCTGTATGGCTGGCATCTGCCGCTGGATGCGCATCCGCAGTTGGGGAATAACGCCTGTCTGGCCACGCTGTTTGATATCGACGTAAAAGGCGAGATTCAGCCGCTGGTGCCGTGGGGCGAACTGGCAACGCCGCTGAGCGGCCGTGCCCTGGCAGAAAAAATCGCTGTACGTCTTGGCCGTGAGCCGCTGCACTGCGGCGACAACGCGCCTGCGCTCATCAAACGCATTGCCTGGTGCAGCGGCGGTGGTCAGGGCTTTATCGACAGCGCGGCAGCCTTTGGTGTTGATGCCTTTATCACCGGCGAAGTCTCCGAACAAACCATCCACAGCGCACGTGAACAGGGTCTGCACTTTTACGCTGCCGGACACCATGCAACTGAGCGCGGCGGCATCAAAGCGCTGGGCGAATGGCTGGCGCAGCAGCACGGCCTCGAGGTGACCTTCATCGACATTCCCAATCCTGCCTGA
- the pxpB gene encoding 5-oxoprolinase subunit PxpB: MQRARCYLLGERAVVLELEPPVSLTSQQRIWGLCQRLQQDEQVQEAIPGMNNLTLLLRDPQLNALDAIERLQRWWEESEAQPLSDQRRVEIPVVYGGSAGPDLQVVAERAGLRAQQVVELHSSVDYVVYFIGFQPGFPYLGGLDERLHTPRRAEPRVSVPRGSVGIGGSQTGIYPLAAPGGWQLIGHTPLSLFDPHQQPPVLLRPGDTVRFVPQKEGVC, from the coding sequence TTGCAACGAGCACGTTGTTATCTGCTGGGTGAGCGGGCGGTGGTTCTGGAGCTGGAACCGCCGGTTTCGCTTACCAGCCAGCAGCGCATCTGGGGATTGTGCCAGCGGTTGCAGCAGGATGAGCAGGTGCAGGAAGCCATTCCCGGCATGAATAACCTGACTCTGCTGCTGCGCGATCCGCAGTTAAATGCGCTGGACGCCATCGAGCGTCTGCAGCGCTGGTGGGAAGAGAGTGAGGCGCAGCCGCTGTCTGACCAGCGCCGGGTAGAGATTCCGGTTGTCTATGGCGGCAGCGCCGGGCCCGATCTGCAGGTGGTCGCCGAACGCGCCGGTCTGCGTGCCCAACAGGTGGTTGAGCTGCACAGCAGCGTCGATTACGTGGTCTATTTCATCGGTTTCCAGCCTGGCTTCCCTTACCTCGGGGGACTTGACGAGCGCCTGCATACCCCGCGCCGGGCTGAACCGCGCGTGAGCGTGCCGCGCGGCTCCGTGGGCATTGGCGGCAGTCAGACCGGCATCTATCCGCTGGCCGCTCCCGGCGGCTGGCAGCTGATTGGCCATACGCCGCTCAGTCTGTTTGATCCCCATCAGCAGCCGCCGGTGCTACTGCGCCCGGGTGACACGGTGCGTTTTGTGCCACAAAAGGAGGGCGTATGTTAA
- the pxpC gene encoding 5-oxoprolinase subunit PxpC, with amino-acid sequence MLKILRAGLMTSVQDRGRHGWRQYGISISGALDEPSMRTANMLVGNAENSAVLEIVLGQFKAEFRRDGWFALTGADCSAELDGKPVWTGWRLPVKKGQVLSLAMPVSGMRSYLAVNGGFAIEEMLGSHSTDLKAAFGGWQGRKLQDGDALPLGKATRTFQHKAGVRQLLWGNRIRALPGPEYSEFSREAQEGFWRVPWKLSAQSNRMGYRLQGRNLQRTATRDLLSHGLVPGVVQVPPNGQPIVLMADAQTTGGYPRIACIIEADLYQLAQIRLGEPIHFIHCTLEEALLAKQQQQRALDQIAWGLSHEN; translated from the coding sequence ATGTTAAAAATCCTGCGCGCCGGCCTGATGACCTCTGTTCAGGACCGCGGCCGTCATGGCTGGCGACAATATGGCATCAGCATCAGCGGTGCGCTTGACGAGCCCTCGATGCGCACAGCCAACATGCTGGTAGGCAACGCGGAAAATAGCGCGGTGCTGGAGATCGTGCTTGGACAATTTAAAGCGGAATTTCGTCGTGACGGCTGGTTTGCCCTGACCGGGGCAGACTGCAGCGCCGAGCTGGACGGCAAGCCGGTATGGACCGGCTGGCGTTTACCGGTGAAGAAGGGGCAGGTGCTGAGCCTCGCTATGCCGGTCAGCGGTATGCGCAGCTATCTGGCCGTTAATGGCGGTTTTGCGATTGAGGAGATGCTGGGCTCACACAGTACCGATTTAAAAGCCGCCTTTGGTGGCTGGCAGGGGCGAAAGCTGCAGGACGGTGATGCGTTGCCGCTCGGTAAAGCCACGCGTACGTTTCAGCACAAAGCGGGCGTGCGCCAGCTGCTGTGGGGCAATCGCATTCGTGCGCTGCCGGGGCCGGAGTACAGCGAATTTAGCCGCGAAGCGCAGGAGGGATTCTGGCGCGTGCCGTGGAAACTGAGTGCGCAGAGTAACCGCATGGGTTACCGGCTGCAGGGGCGCAATCTGCAGCGTACGGCCACACGGGATTTGCTGTCGCACGGGCTGGTGCCAGGCGTGGTTCAGGTACCGCCAAACGGGCAACCCATCGTACTGATGGCCGATGCGCAGACCACCGGAGGGTATCCGCGTATCGCCTGTATCATCGAAGCGGATCTCTATCAGCTGGCGCAGATTCGCCTCGGCGAGCCAATACACTTTATCCACTGCACGTTAGAAGAGGCGCTGCTGGCTAAACAGCAGCAGCAGCGCGCACTGGATCAGATAGCCTGGGGACTCAGCCATGAAAATTGA